A genomic region of Lytechinus pictus isolate F3 Inbred chromosome 2, Lp3.0, whole genome shotgun sequence contains the following coding sequences:
- the LOC129253720 gene encoding amine oxidase [flavin-containing] B-like: protein MGPTQDRVYRLSKELGVENFRCYDEGIAIAYNRGKWRTMAGLCPDTWNPFLYMDLNHFWHLVDEMGKKIPMDRPWDFPEAEEWDNMTVKEWADKTFWFQLTKDFVAVQCTLGFCAENKDMSLLYFLWYIKGGSGYLRFSSTENGAQERKFVGGSHQISLTMADRLGEERVLLSKPVTEIAQDADGVTVTTATGDIYKSKYIIAALPPAMLNKITYTPSLPALRNQLNQRYPMGSVIKTMMYYDRPFWRDSNYSCLVLADGIICGTQDDCKPGSKYPAIIGFIGGDAARETCHLTKDERRDLIARRYATLLKNDAALKPVFYVEKNWMEEPYIGGGYVGYTPPGVITKYCKVLREPIGRLYFAGTETATKWSGYMDGAIQAGERAAREILHAIGKISKDDVWQEEPESKDMPALPFEESFLERNIPSVSGFLRFVRTSLMLTAIGGAIWLKRDMIQNLVKI from the exons ATGGGACCAACACAGGATCGTGTCTACAGGCTATCCAAAGAATTAGGAGTGGAAAACTTCCGTTGCTATGATGAAGGCATAGCCATTGCATACAACAGG GGAAAATGGCGAACAATGGCTGGACTATGTCCTGACACTTGGAACCCTTTCCTCTACATGGACCTCAATCATTTTTGGCACTTGGTTGATGAGATGGGCAAGAAG ATTCCAATGGATCGTCCCTGGGACTTCCCTGAAGCCGAAGAATGGGACAACATGACGGTCAAGGAGTGGGCTGATAAGACCTTCTGGTTCCAACTGACTAAAGACTTTGTGGCTGTTCAGTGTACGCTTGGATTCTGTGCTGAGAATAAAGACATGTCTCTCCTCTACTTCCTCTGGTACATCAAAGGAGGCTCAG GTTATTTGAGATTTTCATCAACAGAAAATGGAGCTCAG gaaAGGAAGTTTGTTGGAGGAAGTCATCAAATCAGTCTAACAATGGCGGATCGACTGGGTGAAG aaCGAGTACTTCTGAGTAAACCAGTGACTGAAATAGCCCAAGATGCTGATGGTGTAACAGTTACTACGGCAACAGGAGATATATACAAG TCAAAGTATATTATAGCAGCTCTTCCACCAGCCATGCTGAATAAGATTACGTACACGCCTAGTCTACCAGCTCTCAGGAATCAG CTAAACCAAAGATATCCAATGGGGTCTGTAATCAAGACTATGATGTACTATGATCGACCCTTCTGGAGGGATTCAA aTTATTCTTGCCTTGTTTTAGCTGATGGGATTATATGTGGCACTCAAGATGATTGCAAGCCAGGCAGCAAGTATCCTGCTATTATTGg ATTTATAGGAGGAGATGCAGCAAGAGAAACCTGTCATCTTACCAAAGACGAAAG GAGAGATTTAATAGCTCGCCGCTATGCAACACTACTGAAGAATGATGCTGCTCTAAAG CCTGTTTTCTATGTTGAGAAGAACTGGATGGAAGAACCATATATTGGAGGAGGATATGTCGGATACACACCACCTGGAGTCATAACTAAATACTGCAA GGTTTTACGAGAGCCAATAGGTCGTTTGTATTTTGCTGGTACCGAGACAGCTACCAAGTGGTCTGGATACATGGATGGGGCTATCCAGGCAGGAGAGAGGGCAGCAAGAGAG ATTCTACATGCCATTGGAAAGATAAGTAAGGATGATGTGTGGCAAGAAGAACCAGAATCCAAG GACATGCCAGCCCTTCCATTTGAGGAATCTTTCTTGGAGAGGAATATTCCTAGCGTGAGCGGCTTTCTCAGATTTGTCCGTACTTCTCTCATGTTGACTGCCATAGGAGGAGCCATATGGTTGAAGAGGGACATGATTCAGAACTTGGTGAAAATCTAA